aaGAGATATCTATCCCTTGATAATGCTATCAGGAAGAAATAATACTTCAACCCTTTCATTCAAGTACCATGACAAAGTTTAGAAGTTATATATACCATTTGAACTATTCAGGTAAAAGGTTCatacttttctaattttttattcatgctcttattttatagaatatttatcatatataattaaggaaaaacacttttattcttaagaatttaaagttcattctctcaaattttacaattttttattaaaagtcaCCGACTTTATCAATAAAAGGTTCCTAAATCTCATCAAAAGGATTATTTTGCAGGTTCCGAGTCTTTTATCACTAATCATCAATTTCTTGAACTCTGAAGAAAGGAACATTAACGTGAACGTGTGATAATCCTCTATCTAAAACACTCAAAAAATTCTCATTTATGAGCATAATAGATTTTGAACATCATCACTTTCTAATGTCAATCTTGCAATGCAATTTATAACTTGTTTTTAAATGCACTTATtataggagttttttttttaaattttctctcATATTTCGCGTTCAAAACTCTATAATAtgacaattataattattaagaaaactTAAGGGGCTCCGTAAAACATTATGTATCAAAACTCATTGCACTATAAAGTACTACACTATAATAATGATTTTGCCCCAGTAATGAAGTGCAAATTAGGGTGCAAATTAAGGGGGGTCTTTTAGTGAGATTCATTTGgcatttatcaaattaatcatgGGAGAATCGGTTTTCTCATATTTTCACTATGAAATGACTTAATTatcctttaaagaaaaaaaaatattttgctagCGTCAATATTAAAAGTCACTGACTTTATCAATGAAGGGTTCTTAAATCTTACTAAAAAGGATTGTTTTGCAGGTTCTGGGTCTTTTATCACTAATCATCAACTTCTTGAActctgaagaaagaaaaattaacgtGAACATGTGATCATCCTCTAtctaaacactaaaaaaaccctCATTTCTAAGCATAATAAATTTTGGAACATAATCACTTTTCAATATCAATCCTGCAAtgcaatttataatttgttttaaaatgcaCCTAttatagactttttttttaaaaaaaaatttctctcatATTTCGCATTCAAAACCTTATAAatatgacatttataattattaagaaaactAAAAGGGCTTAGTAAAACATTGTGTGTTAAAACTCATTGCACTGTAGATTACTACACTATAATGATGATATTGCCCTAGTATTAGCTAAGGAAGTGCAAATTAAGGggcaaaatggtttttttatgaggttcATTTGgcatttatcaaattaatcaggGGAGAATCaatcttcttatattttttacagtgaaataacttaattaccctttaaagcaaaaacaaacttTTGCTAGCGTCCAATGATgcttttgtcttttaattttgtttttttacaaccAGGTTCAATTAAAAGCTATTTAATGATTTAACTATTGAAACCTTAAGGGATAGCCTTTCATACTTAATTCACCCTCCTTTTTGGTTCACCTAGGCTATCCCTCAAGGATCCAACAATTGATATTAGAGCTTATGTTCTTGCTATATAACTTAACTTCTTAGTGTTAAAGATCATAGACTTTGGTGACCTTAAATTTCTTAGGACAATAGTATATGAAGAAGATAATATAGACTCACTTAGCTCAAACTCCATTGAACAAAATGAAGATGCTGATATGAATTTTGATGACTTGATTACCTTATGTGAAACCTTAcataaaaagaacaagatgtatagaaacactaataaaaacttggaaaggatgcacaaaaatttaaaaaataaaaataaaaatttgtttgaaaacATGATGGATTAACATAAGTAAACAAATCATTATATAATATTGCTAGCTGTTTCTCATCATTagatgatttgaaaaataaaaatgatacttTTAGAAAACAATTTGAAGACATCACTTCAACTTTAGCAAAGTTTACTCAAGACAGAGATAACTTGGATGTTTTGTTAGGAGGACAAAACAAGAGCCTACACAAAAGTGGTTTAGGTTTCAATTatgtagaaaaacaaaaatccaatgtGCATGTTAATCAATCTATAatgtataattgtttttctatatgTTATTTTTGCAACAAGAAAGGCTATTTATCGtataaatatagattaaataaaaataatttttctaaaatatgatGTGGATATCGAAAGGTACAATGCCTAACAAATAAAGACTAAATGTTAAAAGAGTACTTAAAAATACTTCTTTCGGGAATTCTAGGAATGAAGGAGTAATAAAAAGGTTCCAACAAAGAAGGAACATAAGTCATGGGCAAGCATAACCTCAATTCCATAATCGACAATTGAGAGGCAACTTAAAAAGAAGGAATCAATAGCAAAGGCAAGAAAGACCTTACTTTCAAAAACACCAAGTTGGAAGAAACCCacattaaaagaatgatgatagAAGAAATGTTAGACCCTCATTCATCAACAACAATTTTGTGAGGAGGAGTGTGCCTCAACAATGTAAAATGCCTCAACCCCGAAGATATCAAATGGAAGGTAATTGACATTAAAGGCAAATGGAAAGATAACtaaaacctataaaaacaaggttttttggAAGGAGAAGTCCTATGGTCCAAATATCAACCAAAGACCAAGAAGAAATGGACAgaaagacacacacacacaccatgtTTTTGATGGATTCAAGCTTTATAAGGTTGTTAAAATACTGAGTtgttataaatttgatttaaactaACTTATTCGACCAAGTCGAGTTTATAGcttgaattgtgttttttttttaatttttttaaaaaatcttataattagttttcaaatttattttcttatataaataataatctaatttatttgaatatcaggaatattaattaaattaaaacaaaatcttataATCTTGTTTTaaggaaattaaaacaaaatcttgtctttatgttattaaattatagCTTTGTAGATCaaaacttataattaattaaatttcatagttGTATTctagttttaatttgatttgttagttaattttttttttctgtaacttgatcctaattttattgattggttAAGATTcgtttataaaataattgagaaaAGAGATGAAAGAGCTACGATTTTATCAGTAAAATCTTAGGTGCACGTACAGACATGGTGATCTTGGGAGTAGCTGGGTCAAATCTGGAGAATAACAGGGTGATTTATGCTTATTTCTTGGATGTAAGACagacaattacaaaaaaaagaagagggatTTTCCAAGAGATGAAGAGAATAGAACCCTATGGCACAAATTCTGCTTTGCTATTACGTACTGAAATAAGGAGGATTTTTCTGCAGTTAAACAAGCCACCAATACCAAAATTCTTTGAAGCGCTTATTGATTGGCTATACTAACTCATACAACTAGCTAGGTTTTAGACACCTTTCCTGCTGTAATACTAATGATGTATTCGATCTCATCTGCAACTTCTTTCATTGAAGGTCGATTCTGCCTCTTGTCATGCAAACAAGCTGCTGCCAGGGATCCCAATGCTTTCATTGTTTCCAGTTCCAGCTTGCTAGCACCTTCCTTAAGCACTGGATCAATGACTTCCATCAGTCTATCTTCCTCAATCACGTTCTTTATATACACCACCAAGTtcacattttcttcttctcgGTTAAAATCAATAGCCTTCTTTGATGTCAATACCTCCAGTAGAACAACTCCAAAGCTATAAACATCACTTTTATCAGTAAGCTGAAAGTTACGGTAATATTCTGGGTCAAGATAACCAAGGGTCCCCTGAGCACAAGTGAAGATATGGCTATCATTGTTTTCACTTGCCTCCACCAGCCTAGAAAGCCCGAAGTCAGAAACTTTGGCATTGAGTCTTTCATCAAGTAAAATGTTGCTGGACTTCACATCACGATGGTAAATGGGAGGCACAGCTGCAGAGTGAAGATAGGTTAGACCTTCTGCAGTTTGATATGCAATGCGGAGCCTTAGTTGCCAGCTGAGTGAAGTCCACTTGCCAGAATGGTGACTGTGAAGGTGATCAAAGAGGGTTCCATTAGGGATATACTCATAAATCATGATAGGTTGCTCAAGCTCGACACAACAACCCAGGAGTCTTACAAGGCTTCTGTGATTGACCTGGCAAAGAATTCGAACCTCGTTAATAACTTGATCGATGCCTTTGGTGTTTCCAAGCTTGGCTCGCTTGATAGCTGTTACAGTTCCATCATCAAGAATGCCCTTGAAGACCTCACCAAAGCCACCTGCACCGATGAGGTTGTCTTTGGAGAAATTGTTGGTTGCTTTTGTTATCTCCTTGCCTGTAAAGATTCTGGCTGATTTTCCACTATGTTTGGCATTTAACATCTCTTTTCGCTCTTTTATCAAATTCTTTTGTGCTCTTTTTGACCGATTTTGCTTCTTGAGGAATAGACCACCACCTAGGACCATGACTAGGACTGCAACCGCTCCAACGGCTGCACCTGAAATGATTTAAAAGACAAACCAATCAACCAACGAGGAAAATATCATTGCGGTTACTTATTcatataaatgaaaagaaatcatTGTTGTTACTTAATATATTTACACCATTATATGAAATATTCAACTACTCTATGAGATAATGCTCGTATTTGACATGCAAACACTGTGGAGCAAAACTGCTAAAGCAAAAACTTGATTTGGAGGTTGTGCGTGCAGcttaattctgatttttttttataaaaaaactaagattagTACTCACTTAATGGGAGCTATAACGTACCTGCAAAGACCactgtctttttctttctttttttgcaaaCTTTTCCAGGAAGACACTTCAAATCTACGAAAGGAGAAGATTATAAATGGTAAGAGTGAGATTGACTGGAAAACACCCTTTAGTTTTTGAAGAAAAGCAAAACAAGAACGGTCagaaaatttaaagattaaactCACTTTGACACAATCCGTTGATGGGGTCCCATTTAAACCCAGCATCACAGAAGCACCTTTTCTGTCCTAAGCTGATTGGATCAGGCAGACATTTTGAGTACAGTAAGTCCTTGCAGTCTACTGGGATCTTGCAAATTGGCTCCTCTGGCAACGCCCATTCGATCTCTACACCAGGCTCAGGCCATTTCTTGATCATTCCCACCTTCTTAACATCCAAGTTGACAAAGCTCTGATATGCTGCACACCCTCCATCATAGACCTTAATCATATATGCACTCTGTAAGCCTGTACTAGACTTGAATGTACAACACAATGGTGCACTAGCGCAGGCTGCAGCGTTCCCTTGAATATAGTTATGACAAATGCTACCAGGTGCACAATCTATGGGTGGTTTCAAGTGCAAAATTTCAGTTTTACAATTAAGCAACAAGATTGTGTTACTATTAGTGATGCTAAAGGGAAGATTTTGATTGAGCTGGATTCCTTGGCTATGAAAATCACTCGAGATGCAAGTCTTGTTTGCTAGGCTTGCAGGTCTAATAACTATCTGTCGGAGTACTGGGTTAATGGACGCGATCAAGTAGGATGATTCATTTAGAGCATCGAACCATAATTTTCCAAAAGAACACCTGAGCTTGTACTGTTGGTTGCCACAATCTGGCCCAGTGCTTAGTGGAAATGGCACCGGAGTAAGGCCACAATTCCCACAATGCTGCAGGGCTGTGCCACTCCAGGAACATGATAACAGTGTAACCATAAGAATCAACATTGAtaggatgctcttctccatcgACAAGCCTTGGTCTATAGATGCAGAAAGCACATTAGGGAGGCAAAGCCTGATAATAAACTATGGTACACACTCCTACTACATGTTTCGATATTCTAATATACTGAATAGGACTTGTGATAGTGTAAAGACACAACTGGTCAAGCTAGTCCTCTTTCCTGATTGGATACGAGGGATGGACAATTTTGTCTTTCAATTAATTAAGACCCAAGAGTGACTTTATTCGAAATGCGCAAAACAGGGGACATCTGTCCAAGTTCATGCGTTGTACAATGCTAGTTGAGGTTTTCTCAAAATGGGTAGCATTTTCTTAGGAAGATATGTAATTAGTTCAATGTCTTAGAAACGAAAATGGTGATTGTCGTGCTTGAGGATCACTCCCTTGTTAAAGAAGGAGGCACATGCATATACCCACCTCAcagctcatatatatataatataactcATGGAAATTTACAGTGAGCATGCATTGGCTTGTGTCGAAATCATGAGTGGAATTAATCTCGAACGGTTCTCAATCAGTAATCTTGTTTCAACATCGGTGGAATAAATTGTGTTTGATATTCAAGTGTTATTACGTCCTTTGCATGAGTTGTTTTCCATGTCGGCTCATGGTTTCGAGATCCAAAGTAATTAAACTAATCTTGTTTATCATCCCATGTTGCTGTTCCCTAATCAACAATTCCAAAGTGAGCAAATTTCATTGGTTTCACTTCATACTGGTTCCTTTCTCAATGGCAGTTGATGCGTCAACAGTACGAAAAAGCTTCCTATCCTGTTGGAAAGGACAGTGATCTAACATAAATTAGGTCCTGAGGAAGACAGCAGCCATATGTGTCCTGATCATTGCGCCCGGAAGGACTTCAAGGTCGATTGAACAGTAGTGGCCAAGTAATAATAACTTCTGCATCCTGCTAATAATATCAGCtttccacattttttttttatttacgtggggtgtccgggccagcttacgcgcaccacgactattccccacggcccgctggacatcctgcaagcccaggagcaggtaaggcaccgcgggggtgacaggcgtacacatagagggtcgaacccgggacgggggcggaacaagtcacacgaattgaccATAACAGTTAAACCCTCATGTGCTGGTACATACGAGGGCTCGAACCAGAGCACTCAGGCATGGCAAAGCCTGCCAAGACCACTGAGCTACAAGCCTCGTGTGTAGCTCAGTAGGCTCCTCTCGTGCGATTTCAATCTGAATCTGATAATCTTCTTGTATATCTTCCTATTagtaaaacaattttcaaatctAGAAGATGAATGCCGTTCACATAGAAACCAAGGAATTCAAATTGCAGAAAATGCTTGTACGTTGAGAGTGATAGTTTCTGAACTAAGAGGAGAGTTCAGAATTCAGCCAGGCTTTTGGCTCCCCAAAAAGGAAGGATCCACCATCTAAAAAAGTAAGCAAAAAGTcttcaaaatcttaaattaaatgtTCAATACATTACTTTCCTATCTATTTTTAATTCCCGCAGATGGGGTCTTACAAAAATCTGAGtaaccaagtttttattttgtcttcttTCAGGTTTCACCATATATTGATATTCCATCGAAAAAGATTATGAACTCGATAGGAGGATATCTTTCGCATATCAACCAAATCCCCACGATCTTGTGTGCATATCTTTTTTGgaacttaaaaattaatctacCTAGATGATTCATCGCGCATCCACACTTTTGCTACAACTTATAGAAATGCTCTTATGATTTTGAGTTTGTCTTTTGATGCCTAAGAGGGTcacgaaaaattattgaaattagttttaaagtctaaatttaaataatcattttagCTCCTCAATCTAAGTGAAAGCGTGTAAGACATTAATGATGTTGGTATCTTTTAACATATTATTTGGAATTGtacttcaaataatattttataaaattttaaaaaaaattatttaaaattaaattttttatattttcagattatttattgatgttaaaaatattttttaaaaaataaaaaatattattttaaaatattttaaaataaaaaatatttttaaaaataactattattaaaattacaaacaacCGTAAATCGATCCCTATAAGTACTAAccttatattaatataaatatatttattaaaattactgTAATCTGATTCCATAAACTTTCTCTTTCAAGATAGtgctataatataatatataagtgAGATGTGTTCTActatacttgaattttttttccccaacAAAAttagactttaattttttttccctaacaAAATTGGCCTATACTGTAGGTCTATCACTGGATCCTATATAATGACTTGAGCCTGAATCCTCTGTTGTGACTAAACTAAAAATCCGAACTCTAATTCTAATCTTTCATTCCTAAATAGTTACTAGCTATATAACCTCTTAATTTAAGCGCACGACTGATTTATGCAGGAGAGTTTTTAGATGAGTTATTTGTTTTCCTAAttgttttaattcttatttagcttagaaaattagttttaagttttaagttttactatttagtttagaaatcttatatttttattctttttttcttattcattttagACACAATACTAGTATAAATAGGAttgtttaatttgtatttttaaaaagtacttgaaaagaaaatattcactaataaaattttgaattaaagttTTGTGTGATGACGCTATTCAGCAGAATTCTATGCTGTTTTGTGTTTGATATCTTTCTCGTGTTGTTTCTATCTACATTAATTAGTATAAGAGCCAAACTATTCTTGATGGCTAGTTACTGTGTGTTATTGAATAACCATGGTTGGAAGAGATAGTCGCAAAATATGATGTGCTCATGTAGAAGGGGATAAGACGATTCCCTATCAGGAAAGAAACATTCAGGAACTAGTGATAGAAACCACTCAAAGATAAATTGTGAAATTGACCTATTACTTATCGATGGTAAAATTACAGAGGTACGTTGAAGAATTATCTTGTTAATCGACAaagattaaaaagataaaattgaggaTTGAGAGAAGAGTGATCATCCATGAACAGTTTTGAGAACCACTATAGAGGCAAGAACAAAGGAGACAACTTCTTGATTGAGATGAATATCATAGATATTTTAGTGATTATATTTATGATGAGATAAATGTGAATTGATTTCTTCaccaatttattatatttattttgatgatgatgatgatgatatatgttgataatgataatataaataatggCAATAATAGTAGTGATGATGTCATCTATAGTGGATTAATTTTGATGATCTCATTTATGACGGGATAGATGTCTATGATAAGATAGATGTTAATTGATATTCTCCaccaatttattatatttatttcaatgattattattatatatgttgATAATAGTAAcataaacaatgaaaataatagtTGTGATGATGTCATTAATAGTGCAGTTACGTAATAAGTTAAAGGTTGAATGCAAGAACAATATATAAAAGGtgctcaaataattttttttttttattgatttaggatATATTGATCCTTCTAATTACAAGCTTACTATTATCACAAATATAGGTTTGTTCTAGGACTATATGGATACAACATATGTTGATGAAGCAAGTTTAAGGTTTTTAATTCATAACTCTAGAAATCAATGGAAGAGAAGTAATTcatcaattattatttcttacaCAAATAGTAACATGAAGGGATTGAAATTGATATctcaaattattatatatctgAAGCAAATAAGGAAAAGAGGTTTGAACTTAAGAATAAGTTCTTCTAATCAAAAAGACTTCTGTAAAAGGATTTTAAATGAAGATATTTgtttccttagttttttttatttctatttagtttagaaaaatattttggtttattgtgtttttattcttactatttagtttaggaattttatttttcctaatttttttcctttttttttactttaagaaattctttttattcaatttaggcttagaaatagtataaatagagttatttaatttgtatttttaagactacttgaagagaaaatatttaacaataaaatcttgaattagAAAGTTTTGGTATGATAATtctattcaataaaattatatgttgtTTTGTACTTGATGTACTTCTTTTATTGTTGTCAACATAACAATCATCATCATCGATAAGTTCTTCCAAACAttttcttaacataaaaaaaaataaacttgattaatgtTTCACTATAGACTCTCATAGTTCATTTGTGAACTTACACAATGAAATTAGCATTTTTCCCttcataaatttaaatcttataacATGATCCAAAGGgtaatatgagtttttttatgggACACATTTGCTATTGCAAGATTGAATGGGGGTAGAaaaatcttttaacattttttttccatagtgTAATGTCTGAAAACCCTAAAAAGTTGAATTTCTTTAGCTATTTGGACAGGggcattttttaatttttgtcctTCTTAGCACAGTGTAAGTACTAAAATActctttaaggaaaaaaaaattatagctaaTATTAAGAggctttttggtcttttttttatacttttttttgttaatatcatATGGGGTCAGGGACACTTAGGTattttcataaatcaaaatttaaaaaaaaataaagagaaaaagctACTGGCATTGGGAAGCGTATTCACAGTGGCGACATGCGTAAACCATATCGCGGTGGTTAGGcgacaattgaatttttttctcctccatctttttctctttctttcctttggAAAACATGCTAGCCTAGCTAAAATTAACAGTtgtccttcattttctttttatttcaattgtggttctcattattttgattgctttttatatgatttgaatccgttttttttttcaatttatccctTAGCATTTTGTTCTGTTTAgtgtttatatcaaatttgatctttatttttttaattattgttaaaaaaaaaacatatttcaacTCCATACCTTATCCtcttatttagtttaatttttatgtgaGATTTGACTCTtaatcttttaagtttttttccttagtttctttttttttaaattggt
The Populus nigra chromosome 3, ddPopNigr1.1, whole genome shotgun sequence genome window above contains:
- the LOC133688542 gene encoding wall-associated receptor kinase-like 20; amino-acid sequence: MEKSILSMLILMVTLLSCSWSGTALQHCGNCGLTPVPFPLSTGPDCGNQQYKLRCSFGKLWFDALNESSYLIASINPVLRQIVIRPASLANKTCISSDFHSQGIQLNQNLPFSITNSNTILLLNCKTEILHLKPPIDCAPGSICHNYIQGNAAACASAPLCCTFKSSTGLQSAYMIKVYDGGCAAYQSFVNLDVKKVGMIKKWPEPGVEIEWALPEEPICKIPVDCKDLLYSKCLPDPISLGQKRCFCDAGFKWDPINGLCQNLKCLPGKVCKKRKKKTVVFAGAAVGAVAVLVMVLGGGLFLKKQNRSKRAQKNLIKERKEMLNAKHSGKSARIFTGKEITKATNNFSKDNLIGAGGFGEVFKGILDDGTVTAIKRAKLGNTKGIDQVINEVRILCQVNHRSLVRLLGCCVELEQPIMIYEYIPNGTLFDHLHSHHSGKWTSLSWQLRLRIAYQTAEGLTYLHSAAVPPIYHRDVKSSNILLDERLNAKVSDFGLSRLVEASENNDSHIFTCAQGTLGYLDPEYYRNFQLTDKSDVYSFGVVLLEVLTSKKAIDFNREEENVNLVVYIKNVIEEDRLMEVIDPVLKEGASKLELETMKALGSLAAACLHDKRQNRPSMKEVADEIEYIISITAGKVSKT